The following proteins are encoded in a genomic region of Populus nigra chromosome 16, ddPopNigr1.1, whole genome shotgun sequence:
- the LOC133675064 gene encoding ultraviolet-B receptor UVR8 isoform X1, with protein sequence MEEAKRDEEESKQQQIWSWGAGTEGQLGTGKLEDEYLPQLLHLPFLSSAESISTLACGGAHVIALTSGGRVFTWGRGTTGQLGHGEMLNSLHPKPVSSLQSYVITHVSAGWSHSGFVSDIGLLFTCGDGSFGQLGQGDYRSQSTPVKVDYFANNFVNQIACGMRHSLVLLNGNQVYGFGSGKRGQLGISRDKTKSINLPQVTCGLEDVQIVSISANGDHSAAISADGHLYTWGRGFAGASDANFPQLSLSSLRCTKAALGWNHGLLLTGDEEVLMLGGNYHGVLCDLEKMSAVKHRPEDSPGTALNEVIGLDGVKVVKIAAGAEHSALVTVDGAIKTWGWGEHGQLGLGNTNDQTIPQTVSLIPDIQNKEASLNVYCGSGFTFAIRSLSVNPDNISRN encoded by the exons ATGGAAGAAGCTAAAAGGGATGAAGAAGAATCAAAACAGCAACAGATATGGAGTTGGGGGGCAGGAACGGAGGGACAGCTAGGCACAGGGAAGCTTGAAGATGAGTATCTCCCTCAACTCCTTCAccttccctttctctcctctgCTGAATCCATTTCCACTCTTGCTTGCGGCGGTGCTCATGTTATTGCCTTGACCTCTG GTGGGAGAGTGTTCACATGGGGCAGGGGCACAACTGGTCAGTTGGGCCATGGAGAGATGCTCAACAGCTTACACCCAAAGCCGGTCAGTTCCTTGCAGAGTTATGTCATTACTCATGTCTCAGCTGGATGGAGCCATTCTGGGTTTGTCTCAG ACATAGGCTTGCTTTTTACTTGCGGGGATGGCTCATTTGGCCAGCTTGGGCAAGGGGATTACAGGTCGCAGAGTACTCCTGTTAAAGTCGACTACTTCgctaataattttgttaatcaGATTGCTTGTGGCATGCGCCATTCACTTGTCTTGCTTAATG GAAATCAAGTTTATGGTTTTGGTTCTGGAAAGCGTGGTCAACTGGGTATCTCCAGAGATAAAACCAAATCAATTAATCTTCCTCAAGTTACTTGTGGGTTAGAAGATGTCCAAATCGTTAGCATCAGTGCAAATGGAGATCACAGTGCTGCAATATCTG CTGATGGTCATTTATACACGTGGGGAAGGGGTTTTGCTGGCGCTTCGGATGCTAACTTTCCTCAGCTTTCACTTTCATCCTTGCGGTGCACCAAAGCTGCTCTTGGATGGAATCATGGCTTACTGTTGACAG GTGACGAGGAAGTACTTATGCTTGGTGGTAATTACCATGGGGTTCTTTGTGATCTTGAGAAAATGAGTGCAGTGAAGCATCGTCCTG AAGATTCACCCGGAACTGCTTTGAATGAAGTAATTGGTCTTGATGGGGTTAAAGTTGTGAAGATTGCGGCTGGAGCTGAGCACTCTGCTTTAGTGACAG TGGATGGAGCAATAAAGACATGGGGTTGGGGTGAACACGGTCAACTTGGCCTGGGGAATACAAATGATCAAACTATCCCTCAAACAGTCAGTCTAATCCCTGATATTCAGAATAAAGAAGCCTCCTTGAATGTTTACTGTGGTAGTGGTTTTACATTTGCCATAAGGTCACTCTCTGTCAATCCTGacaatatttcaagaaattga
- the LOC133675064 gene encoding ultraviolet-B receptor UVR8 isoform X2, which translates to MEEAKRDEEESKQQQIWSWGAGTEGQLGTGKLEDEYLPQLLHLPFLSSAESISTLACGGAHVIALTSGGRVFTWGRGTTGQLGHGEMLNSLHPKPVSSLQSYVITHVSAGWSHSGFVSDIGLLFTCGDGSFGQLGQGDYRSQSTPVKVDYFANNFVNQIACGMRHSLVLLNGNQVYGFGSGKRGQLGISRDKTKSINLPQVTCGLEDVQIVSISANGDHSAAISADGHLYTWGRGFAGASDANFPQLSLSSLRCTKAALGWNHGLLLTGDEEVLMLGGNYHGVLCDLEKMSAVKHRPDSPGTALNEVIGLDGVKVVKIAAGAEHSALVTVDGAIKTWGWGEHGQLGLGNTNDQTIPQTVSLIPDIQNKEASLNVYCGSGFTFAIRSLSVNPDNISRN; encoded by the exons ATGGAAGAAGCTAAAAGGGATGAAGAAGAATCAAAACAGCAACAGATATGGAGTTGGGGGGCAGGAACGGAGGGACAGCTAGGCACAGGGAAGCTTGAAGATGAGTATCTCCCTCAACTCCTTCAccttccctttctctcctctgCTGAATCCATTTCCACTCTTGCTTGCGGCGGTGCTCATGTTATTGCCTTGACCTCTG GTGGGAGAGTGTTCACATGGGGCAGGGGCACAACTGGTCAGTTGGGCCATGGAGAGATGCTCAACAGCTTACACCCAAAGCCGGTCAGTTCCTTGCAGAGTTATGTCATTACTCATGTCTCAGCTGGATGGAGCCATTCTGGGTTTGTCTCAG ACATAGGCTTGCTTTTTACTTGCGGGGATGGCTCATTTGGCCAGCTTGGGCAAGGGGATTACAGGTCGCAGAGTACTCCTGTTAAAGTCGACTACTTCgctaataattttgttaatcaGATTGCTTGTGGCATGCGCCATTCACTTGTCTTGCTTAATG GAAATCAAGTTTATGGTTTTGGTTCTGGAAAGCGTGGTCAACTGGGTATCTCCAGAGATAAAACCAAATCAATTAATCTTCCTCAAGTTACTTGTGGGTTAGAAGATGTCCAAATCGTTAGCATCAGTGCAAATGGAGATCACAGTGCTGCAATATCTG CTGATGGTCATTTATACACGTGGGGAAGGGGTTTTGCTGGCGCTTCGGATGCTAACTTTCCTCAGCTTTCACTTTCATCCTTGCGGTGCACCAAAGCTGCTCTTGGATGGAATCATGGCTTACTGTTGACAG GTGACGAGGAAGTACTTATGCTTGGTGGTAATTACCATGGGGTTCTTTGTGATCTTGAGAAAATGAGTGCAGTGAAGCATCGTCCTG ATTCACCCGGAACTGCTTTGAATGAAGTAATTGGTCTTGATGGGGTTAAAGTTGTGAAGATTGCGGCTGGAGCTGAGCACTCTGCTTTAGTGACAG TGGATGGAGCAATAAAGACATGGGGTTGGGGTGAACACGGTCAACTTGGCCTGGGGAATACAAATGATCAAACTATCCCTCAAACAGTCAGTCTAATCCCTGATATTCAGAATAAAGAAGCCTCCTTGAATGTTTACTGTGGTAGTGGTTTTACATTTGCCATAAGGTCACTCTCTGTCAATCCTGacaatatttcaagaaattga